CATTGCTCAATCTAGAACCCTGCACATTCACATTCCTTCTCgcattttaaacattacagacaTGAAAGCATGAGGTAGGTCCTGAGGACAATAAAAACCACGGCATGTTTCATTAAGTCCAACTGCCCAGTAATGCAATTTTCTGATCAGTAGGAACTATTTTACGGCTAATTGATTTTTAGAATGTATGATTTATCACAAAATCCTGTAGTCTAGCGTTTCCAATGTGTTCTTCGCAGAGTTCTCTTGGCTGCTGTCAGTCCATATTTCCGTGCCATGTTTACCAGCCCCTTGGTAGAATCTCGTCTGACCGAGATCCGTCTGGAGGAGGTGACTCCTTCAGTCATGGAGACGGTTATCCAGTTCGTCTACACAGGAGAAGCAGGGCTCAGTCTTGACACAGCAGAGGACTTGTTTGTGGCGGCCAATCGTCTTCAAGTCATGCCCTTGCAGAATCTTTGTTCCAGGTGACACATAAAAGTATTTCATCTGTTCTTCCTTTTAAAGATGTGACCATGAATGTAATCACTGTCCATTTCCGCAAGTCTGAATCAGAGCAGAAGCTTCGGGGTTGTTTGTCCCAAAAACAAATTAGATTGAAGCCGATAAACTGTAAACAGATGCACTAGAGTAAGTAAGTTAGAAAGTACACCTATGTATTGGTTTAACTGATAAAATATTGTTGCTTGTTTGTGTACTGTAACAATATTCCATATGCAGaaatagtaaacaaaaaaaacacatttcttgtTTCTTCAGGTTCCTCTTTGAACACCTTTCTGTGGAAAATTGTTTGGGTATGTACTCTCTGGCACGCTCACACCATGACCAGCTTTTGCTCAGAGCCTCTTTGCGGCTGGTGGCTCAGCACTTCCCTCGCGTGGCACGCCAGCGGGACTTTCTCTTGCTGGACCCGGGTACCCTGGGAAGCCTCCTGGAGTCGGACCGGCTTGGCGTGGAATCCGAGAAGGAGGTGTACAATGCGGCACGGCGCTGGGCTGAGCACCGGCCCGCTGAACGTTACGTCCACATGCCTGCACTGCTTCGTCACTTGCGCCCGGGTCTCCTGGCTCCTGAGGAGAGCAGGCGGCTGAGCAAAGAGCTTGGCCCGAGGGCGGGCACTGAGGGTATGGGAGGTCCTCTAAGGCCCCGGGAAGGCATGCTGGAGAAAAAGATTGTTTGTGTGGACCTTAAGCCCAGAGAGGACGAGGCTTTACGAGAGTGTGACTACACGGTGGATTGTTTTGACCCACGCACAGGCAAGTGGGAGAAACTTTCAGCCCTGGGCTCTTTGCTGTGCCCTGGGTGCACAGCCGTTGGTGGCCGGCTCTTTGTAGCCGGTGGCATTTTACGAACAGGCCAGGTTTCTTCGTCAATGCACGAGTACGACGTAGTGCTGGACCGCTGGATATCTCGGCCATCCATGGAGCAGCCACGTGCCATGTTCGGCTTCCTGGGCTCAGGGAATTTTCTTTATGCCCTGGGTGGCTGCAATCGATCAGCTCTTCTTGATACATGTGAAACTTTCGACCTTACCACGCTAACGTGGGCACCGGGTCCACGTTTGCCATTGCCGCTTCGCTCTTTTGCCTGTGCCACACTAAGAAGCCGACTGTACTTGCTCGGAGGCGCCACGCTAGAGCAGAACCGGGCCATGGTTCACGCCGGTGTGCTCATCTATCACACAGGTACAAGGACCtggaatcgcatcggcctcgaTTCCGGTGCCACCTGCCTTGCTGGAGGAGTAGCGGTACGTGGAGGAGTGTGCGCCGTGGGCGGGTACATGCGTGACGCAGCGAAATTTCTGGACGGCAATTACACCCATTTGGAACCACTTGATGCCACAGGGCGAGTTTTGTTTTTCCGAGAAGGGAGGGCGGCGGGGACTGACCGGGACGCCGTGGTCGGAGTCGAGAGAATGGGAGGTGGAGGTAGTGACCGCGCTCCCAGTCCGGTTGTTTTTCCAGGTCTGCCACGGCGCATAGCCGCTGCAGGCGTTGCTAGGTGGAAGCGTAGGATTTATGTGTTAGGTGGTGAGAATGGCTCAAGGTTTTATGACAGTGTGTACTGTTGGAAACCCGGCTGGCGGAGCTGGGTCCAGAGACGCGAGAAACTACCAGGAGATACGGGTGGAGTGAGCCAGTTTGGGTGCACCACTTTAAAGTTCCCCAAAAAACACATCCTAGCACGTATTAGAACAGCCCTGGAGAAACAAGGCAAAGAAAAGAGACGGAAACGAAAGACAGACACCGTGGAAAGAGACCGACAAACCAGAAGGGCAAATAAGGTGTGATTTTAATTATGATGATGTTTGGGAGTCGTCCCTTTCATTCAGCCGTATCAAATTTAATCATTGCACCATTTATGTTTTGTCTTCCCGAGAAGCAGACATCACATTGGCAGCtaatgcttctttttttcctgatggctcCTTTAATAAGACATGTttgaatgcaaatgtaaaaatcgAATGCTGCGAAATGTCCCATAAAGCATGTCTCCTGAATGTATATAAtagcaaaatataataataattcagctGAAATCAAGAAATACTCCAGATCTACACACAAACCAAAACTATAAGCAATAAATTACATACGCTAACACCCTATTCAGAATGTATTAGCTTTTCAGAATGTCCCAGAACAGATTGCTATATTTCACAAGGCCGATTTCTTAGCTTGGAGGATTCTGTTAAACATGGTGATTCACCATTGGCCCATTGGCTTCCATTGGCTTTTAGTGTAGATAGTTTGTGCTGAAGTAATACAGCATTGAGACACAAAACTAGCAAGAGCCTTTTCACACTTAACCACCTCGGAATTGATTAAAACCTTCATGTTTGGTGAGGAGCGTAAAACGCTGCCATCAGGATTGAAATCGCATCATGAAAGACGTCTACGTAAAGGAGGACATAAAGCTGACTCACCCTTGTAAAACTGTTGTCTCAATAGGGATCAAATGTCTTAATCAGAACAGTTCCTTTTAATAATTGAAGCCTAAGCACATCATGTTGTCTGTCTACATTGCAtccattatttcttttatttgactCACGAGTATAAAACCAAATTGATTCTGATGCCTTCgttcgttgtttttttttttttcttttagaaaaggCTTCTTCTTACCACACACAAGAATGAGAAAATGACCTATGGAGTTTGTTTAATCACTGAGTGGAATCATTGAAATCTCATAATACTAAATAGGATTGTAGACTGGAGGTCTTTTCTTAGCAGGAAAGCCACTTTGGAGCCATTTGggcaaatgataaataatatgatAGAAACTAGAGCAACAtacgaggtgatatcaaaaCGTTTTGAGACTCATGACTCCAGCCACGGTTTCACCAGGAAAGCAAGCGGAGGTGGGAAATAATGAAGTGCAAATACTTCGtaactttacttaagtagatttttctggtatcactTTATCATCACAttactttcattcattttttttacacagatatcTGAAATTTATCCTTCTTACATTTTGAAACAGGCTCGTTTCTTAAGTTTTAATTtgtttggtgacatgatcgATTTCATTGGGTGGCTAGTTAaatgaagctaacaacaagcaagacaGAAGggaacaagaagtatggggttaacgtggagATATTCCTGattatcatcttttctctgcttgtgttctatatggtggttgttcagcctggatacattcattaggtaacaacatttaaaattcttttatatcaatatattaatgaTCTGTACTTCTGCTTGAGTGAAGGATACGTTTGACATCTCTGGcggcaagttagaacaaagtgcaaacgtgaaattctgcgtaaCCACCAAAAATGCCCAAACCATTAGGCAACtggtgcatgatgatcgtcggcgAACAATCCGCATGATCTCCCCACCCTACACGCCTGCGGACTTCACGCTCTTCTTGTAGGTGAAGGTCCAGCTCACAAGTCACCATTTGGACATCGGAGATCCAGTGCAAATCGCAGAAGACACTTGACgcactttgaaaagaagacttccagaagtggcaggaacgttggagcgctgtattgctgtgcaaagggaATATTTTGAAGATGGTAGCGTTTTTAAATGTAGATCAatgaagtactttcttgtaaaagtctcgaaactttttgataccatctcGTATATTAACTTTTCAGGTGGAAGCCAGAATGTTGGATGAGGCCACTGATTGATTACATGCTGATGGTCAATCAGTTATCTTATATCACTAGTATTAAAAGAAAACGGCAATTTTTatccaaaaaaatctttttaaaaccatttttatCCTTCACTTTTCATACACTAATGAATGCAATGTACACAGACCTCCTCTTTTGATGAATTGTAATGGAACTTTGTAAGGCCGTCAGCCAtctaaaaaaa
The DNA window shown above is from Silurus meridionalis isolate SWU-2019-XX chromosome 12, ASM1480568v1, whole genome shotgun sequence and carries:
- the si:dkey-260j18.2 gene encoding kelch-like protein 12, whose product is MNTVKCGTVTWRPQPWQDADSGGGEPLSDSDSEEEDFPDDTTTPLGEYITQGLKQLLDAQQLCDVTLLVEGKKFMCHRVLLAAVSPYFRAMFTSPLVESRLTEIRLEEVTPSVMETVIQFVYTGEAGLSLDTAEDLFVAANRLQVMPLQNLCSRFLFEHLSVENCLGMYSLARSHHDQLLLRASLRLVAQHFPRVARQRDFLLLDPGTLGSLLESDRLGVESEKEVYNAARRWAEHRPAERYVHMPALLRHLRPGLLAPEESRRLSKELGPRAGTEGMGGPLRPREGMLEKKIVCVDLKPREDEALRECDYTVDCFDPRTGKWEKLSALGSLLCPGCTAVGGRLFVAGGILRTGQVSSSMHEYDVVLDRWISRPSMEQPRAMFGFLGSGNFLYALGGCNRSALLDTCETFDLTTLTWAPGPRLPLPLRSFACATLRSRLYLLGGATLEQNRAMVHAGVLIYHTGTRTWNRIGLDSGATCLAGGVAVRGGVCAVGGYMRDAAKFLDGNYTHLEPLDATGRVLFFREGRAAGTDRDAVVGVERMGGGGSDRAPSPVVFPGLPRRIAAAGVARWKRRIYVLGGENGSRFYDSVYCWKPGWRSWVQRREKLPGDTGGVSQFGCTTLKFPKKHILARIRTALEKQGKEKRRKRKTDTVERDRQTRRANKYQEHDQGPFRL